In Pararge aegeria chromosome 5, ilParAegt1.1, whole genome shotgun sequence, one DNA window encodes the following:
- the LOC120624119 gene encoding uncharacterized protein LOC120624119, whose protein sequence is MRRDGITNCLRDPLTKVAVKKVPPSCRHLFEAESLTKVLEKAGGVRKAFLPLNRHGLNAPASQAGPSKPVHHPSQGQVNQNVPSHGCCASGRISHTNQPSQGCFHSHPSQGQRYNNYNDKRHTFSNSHRGSFRQRGGRQGSKTLDSNKGQFNNPKRHSTSSENNSRGRKHSRGGNY, encoded by the exons ATGAGGAGAGACGGTATAACAAATTGTCTACGGGATCCTTTAACTAAGGTTGCCGTAAAGAAAGTACCCCCCTCCTGCCGCCATTTGTTTGAAGCTGAATCACTGACCAAGGTACTTGAAAAAGCTGGTGGCGTCCGGAAAGCTTTCCTGCCCTTGAACAGACATGGTTTAAATGCTCCCGCTTCGCAAGCTGGACCGAGCAAGCCTGTACACCACCCCTCGCAGGGGCAGGTGAATCAAAATGTACCTTCTCATGGATGTTGCGCTTCCGGGCGCATTTCCCATACAAACCAACCCTCGCAGGGTTGTTTTCATTCTCATCCCTCGCAGGGACAGagatataataactataatgaCAAACGTCATACATTTTCGAATAGCCACAGAGGTTCCTTTCGTCAAAGAGGGGGCCGTCAAGGGAGCAAGACTCTGGACAGTAACAAAGGACAATTTAACAATCCGAAACGTCATTCAACCTCCTCGGAGAACAACTCTAGAGGAAGAAAAC ACAGTCGGGGTGGAAATTACTAA